One segment of Brassica napus cultivar Da-Ae chromosome C3, Da-Ae, whole genome shotgun sequence DNA contains the following:
- the LOC125582921 gene encoding uncharacterized protein LOC125582921 — translation MATRAIRSAQEWGLAQGLKDQIPKRAENQPNLNQHQPERNTIMVCKSDAAWDKGSNKAGLAWILTDASGIYKHRGATTQDFVSSPLIAEALVLRSGIITAAAMEISDLQMLSDNQTLIKAINNDIQNPEIYGIVKDIQKISFGFVDITFSFVSRVFNDEGDALAKATLNRSFVMDP, via the coding sequence ATGGCGACGAGGGCAATACGATCAGCGCAGGAATGGGGACTCGCGCAAGGACTGAAGGATCAAATACCAAAACGCGCAGAGAACCAACCCAATTTGAATCAGCACCAACCCGAAAGAAACACGATAATGGTTTGCAAATCGGACGCCGCATGGGACAAAGGATCAAACAAAGCAGGGCTAGCTTGGATTCTTACAGATGCATCGGGAATCTACAAACACAGAGGGGCCACAACCCAGGACTTTGTCTCCAGCCCATTGATCGCAGAAGCCCTAGTCCTACGATCGGGAATCATCACCGCAGCAGCGATGGAAATCTCGGATCTCCAGATGCTGTCTGACAACCAAACGCTTATTAAAGCCATCAACAACGACATCCAGAACCCAGAGATCTATGGTATTGTGAAAGATATCCAAAAGATCTCCTTTGGTTTTGTCGATATCACTTTCTCTTTTGTATCTCGCGTGTTTAACGATGAAGGTGATGCCTTAGCAAAAGCCACCCTAAACAGATCTTTTGTAATGGACCCATGA
- the LOC106451494 gene encoding S-adenosylmethionine synthase 3-like, with amino-acid sequence METFLFTSESVNEGHPDKLCDQVSDAILDACLEQDPESKVACETCTKTNMVMVFGEITTSAKVDYEKIVRSTCREIGFVSADVGLDADKCNVLVNIEQQSPDIAQGVHGHLTKKPEDIGAGDQGHMFGYATDETPELMPLTHVLATKLGAKLTEVRKNKTCPWLRPDGKTQVTVEYKNDGGAMIPIRVHTVLISTQHDETVTNDEIAADLKEHVIKPVIPAKYLDENTIFHLNPSGRFVIGGPHGDAGLTGRKIIIDTYGGWGAHGGGAFSGKDPTKVDRSGAYIVRQAAKSVVAAGLARRCIVQVSYAIGVPEPLSVFVDTYKTGTIPDKDILVLIKEAFDFRPGMMAINLDLKRGGNFRFQKTAAYGHFGREDPDFTWEVIKPLKPKA; translated from the coding sequence ATGGAAACGTTCCTATTCACATCTGAATCAGTCAACGAGGGACATCCCGACAAGCTCTGCGACCAAGTCTCCGACGCCATCCTCGATGCTTGCTTAGAACAAGACCCTGAAAGCAAAGTCGCTTGCGAGACATGCACCAAGACCAACATGGTCATGGTGTTCGGCGAGATCACGACCTCTGCTAAAGTAGACTACGAGAAGATCGTTAGATCCACTTGCAGAGAAATCGGTTTCGTCTCAGCTGATGTTGGCCTCGACGCTGACAAGTGCAACGTCTTGGTCAACATCGAGCAACAGAGTCCCGACATTGCTCAGGGAGTCCACGGTCATTTAACCAAGAAGCCTGAGGATATCGGAGCTGGTGATCAGGGACATATGTTCGGTTACGCTACCGATGAGACGCCTGAGCTAATGCCGTTGACTCATGTCTTGGCCACCAAGCTTGGTGCTAAGCTTACTGAAGTGAGGAAGAACAAGACTTGTCCCTGGTTGAGACCTGATGGTAAGACGCAAGTTACCGTCGAGTACAAGAACGATGGTGGAGCCATGATTCCCATTAGAGTCCACACGGTCTTAATCTCAACTCAGCATGATGAAACCGTCACCAACGATGAGATCGCTGCTGACTTGAAGGAGCATGTGATCAAGCCGGTTATTCCAGCTAAATACCTTGATGAGAACACCATCTTTCACCTTAACCCATCTGGTCGTTTTGTCATTGGAGGGCCTCATGGTGATGCTGGACTCACGGGGAGGAAGATCATCATCGACACTTATGGTGGTTGGGGTGCTCACGGTGGAGGTGCTTTCTCAGGGAAAGACCCGACCAAGGTTGATAGAAGTGGTGCATACATCGTTAGGCAGGCTGCAAAGAGTGTGGTTGCAGCGGGACTCGCACGCCGCTGTATAGTCCAAGTGTCGTACGCTATTGGTGTGCCTGAGCCTCTCTCGGTGTTTGTTGATACTTACAAGACCGGGACGATACCAGACAAGGATATACTCGTGTTGATCAAGGAGGCCTTTGACTTCAGGCCGGGCATGATGGCTATTAACCTTGACTTGAAGAGAGGAGGTAACTTCAGGTTCCAGAAAACAGCTGCGTATGGTCATTTCGGACGTGAAGACCCTGACTTCACTTGGGAGGTCATCAAGCCACTCAAGCCCAaggcttaa